From the genome of Methanothrix soehngenii GP6:
GGCTCTGCGCCACCTCAGTCAGGGCGCGCAGCACCGCCACCCGGGCGCTGGTGTGGGTACCCATCCCAGTGGTGAGCAGAGTGGGATCGCGCAGCTTTATATCATCGGCAGCAGCCGCGCAGGTGGGGATGTCGATATCGCTGGTGATATCCCGCAGGTAGACATCCACCTCTGCTGCGGCGAACCTCTCCAGCAGGCCTTGTGCCTGTTCGTCAACAACATCAGATATCAGCGGCCCCATGTGCCTCGTCGCCTCCACTATTGCCCAGGCGTCTCTCTCTATAACCTCAGCTAGACCGTGGAATATCGCCTCTTCCATCATATTCCCTGAGGCGAGACCGCTGGTGTTGGTCCGAAAGAGCCTCTTGTAGTCAGAGGACAGAGGATGAAATACCGCATTGGCTGGGACCTGTATCTCTTCGTCATTCATAATATCCCAGCCCAAAACCCAGGGGATCTCAGCGTCTGCATCCGCGACTGCTTCTGTGGGGAGTATCAGATCGACAGGGTTCAGAGCCTCGGCTTTCAGGCTGGAATAGCGGGCAATTGTCAGCTCCCTGTCTCGCACCTCTCCAGAGTAGCGCTCGAGCCCCTCCATCATCGCCGAGACCCTGGCCTCGACAGGAGTTGCCCCTTTGCCATTATAGACGGAGACCGCTCCCCGATCGGCCATCGGCCGGATGGAGGAGAAGACTGGTATACCGATTCGGTCCAGATTGGTTATATCGGCCACTCTGGTGATCCCGGCAGCGGGCAGCTTGGCCTCGATTCGCTTCTCAGTCTCCTCCGGGGATGCCGCCCGGTGAGTGTCCTCCTTGTATCTCTTTATGCAGGGCCCTAGCTTCATCGCCAGATCCTTGGGGAGCTATGGAATATAAACCCTGTTCAAGAGCACTGATCAAGAGCTCTTTTCAGGAGCTCGGTGGGGCCTCGGGCGGAAGGAACGGAAGGCGGTCTCTCATTCTATAAGCCAGGGCCTGGCAGGTGGCAACTAGCCGCCCGTCCTCTCCCGTTACTCTGATCTCACAGGAGGAGATCTTTCTGGACCGATTCGTCTCTTTCCCTTCGGCCCGCAAAGTCTCTCCGGGACGAGCAGGAGATAGGTAGCTGACATTCACTCCCAGTGCCACTGCCACTGTGCCATGGGAGTTGACGGTCAGCTCAAAGGCGGCATCTAAGAGTGAATAGATTGCCGCACCATGGGTCGTCCTGAAGAGGTTGTTCATCATCTCGTTCGTCTTCATCTTCAAGATAGCGTGCCCCGCCTCCAGCTCCTGGATCTCTATCCCGAACATCCGGGCATAAGGCTCACGGGCAAACTCCTCCTTTAGAGACTTTATACATTGGTCCATGGAAATCTCTCCTCTCCAGGGACCATTTCTCGAAACGGTTATATCTGCTCCGCCAGGATCTAGAGATAATGCCCTCTTCTCAAGGCCCAAGGCCGGAACCGGTCTCCATAGAGATCAGTGGATCTTCCGTATCCATCCTGCTCACTCAGGGCTCCATCAATATCTGGTTCGGCAAAAAATTCGATAAGTTGCTTCTATCCAGGATTCTGCTAATGATCTCCAAGGTCGACTCGACCACAGAGCATGAGAAGGAGGTCTTGTGCCGCTTTGAGGAGATCAGCGAGTTTGAGAGCAATGGCTATATTCTGACATCATATGCCCGCAAAAAGGACAGATACCGGGCGATATTCGTGGTCCCATTCTCCAATAAGAGGGCGCTGGAAAGGTTTATGGAGTCCGTATCCACGGAGACCGAGAAAGAGGATGTGAAGATCACCCTTTACTGGAGAGGGGGGAGGGTCAGGATGAACATCATGAAAGAGGAGCTGAGCACGCTCGGCTGCTTTAGCATTCTCAATGTGATCTATAGGGATGATCAGATCGGAGAGCAAAACAGGAGGGAGAAGCCATGAGGTTTGCATGTTGTACAGAGGAGATTGAGATATCAGGAATTAGGAAATGCTTCGAGTCGGCTATGCCCGGCTCGGTCAATCTGGGACTGGGCCAGCCGGATTTCGACACTCCATCTCACATAAAGAGGGCTGCGATCAGGGCCATAGAAATGGGGCAGTGCGGCTACACCCCCAACTGCGGAGTGCCGGCGCTCAGAGAGGCACTGGCAGAGAAGTTGATGAGAGAAAACCAGATCGACTGCACCGCCGATGATATAATGG
Proteins encoded in this window:
- a CDS encoding PaaI family thioesterase yields the protein MDQCIKSLKEEFAREPYARMFGIEIQELEAGHAILKMKTNEMMNNLFRTTHGAAIYSLLDAAFELTVNSHGTVAVALGVNVSYLSPARPGETLRAEGKETNRSRKISSCEIRVTGEDGRLVATCQALAYRMRDRLPFLPPEAPPSS
- a CDS encoding YcaO-related McrA-glycine thioamidation protein, with product MKLGPCIKRYKEDTHRAASPEETEKRIEAKLPAAGITRVADITNLDRIGIPVFSSIRPMADRGAVSVYNGKGATPVEARVSAMMEGLERYSGEVRDRELTIARYSSLKAEALNPVDLILPTEAVADADAEIPWVLGWDIMNDEEIQVPANAVFHPLSSDYKRLFRTNTSGLASGNMMEEAIFHGLAEVIERDAWAIVEATRHMGPLISDVVDEQAQGLLERFAAAEVDVYLRDITSDIDIPTCAAAADDIKLRDPTLLTTGMGTHTSARVAVLRALTEVAQSRLTQIHGAREDTVTADFRRQIGYERTKRLNRYWFDIGEKKSFADIQSFESNDFLLDIKFMISKLEEAGLERAVVVDLTREEIGVPVVRVIVPGLEIAGVDRERVGKRIKNARSRRLPRAKPLQS